GCTTATCAATATAGCCTTCGCGCGAAAGAATAGAAAGTGCTTGTCGAACAGTTGGGCGGCTTACGCCATAGTGTTTGCTGAGCTCGTGCTCGGTAGGAAGGCAGCTGTCAAGCGCATAAGAACCGGATTGGATGTTTGCCAGAATATCCTTGTAAATTTGGATATAACGCGGCTCTTCTTTTACGTCCACGAGCAACCTTTCTCAGATGTACATTTACATATTAACGGATATGTCTATTAATATGTAGGGTAATTGCGTGGAGTGGATAGTAGGGGTCTTGCTTTAAGTGTTTTTTGCTTTGAGTGGGGGAAAGCTGACTTTGTACTAGGTGTTTGTACGTGGTTATGATTGAGTAAAAAGGTTCAACTTCTCGCTCAAGCTGTCATCGTGAAACCAAATCAACGTAGTGTACGATTTTCTTGACTAGGGGCAAGTACACTCCATTGCAGTAAAGCGTCTTTCCTGCGGAAATGCTGAAAATCTTGCTTATACCGACCCCTTATACTCAGGTTGCTACCAAAATTTCGTACGCTAGATTGATTAACTTCCAGAACCTCAGAGTTATCGCAATTTCACAGGAACGTTGTCTACTTCAAGAACCCATGTGGCTTTCAAAGTTAAGTCAAAACCTTACCGCAGCATATAGATAGTGAATCGCTGCACGTTGGAGTAATGCGCTGACATTGCATCACAGAACGAAGTAGCACCACGACTGCACTGCCCTGAGGACTGATGCTCTTGCTACATCGATAAGTTACACCTGTCGCTTTGGCAAAAATGACGAAAAAGTACTCTCTATAACCCAGCGGGTTAGTATTTATTTTGCGAAGCCGCAGGTAGATAAGCCGAGAGTAAGTTAACAATTGTCTCTTTATGCCAAATTCGTCAAAAATGCCAGATTTTTGCGTCAAATTAGTCATTTTTGCCAAATCGCTGGTCAGCAGTATTGCACGTGCGATTCTAGTCCAACCTCTTTTGACAGAAACGGGCAATTTGGCAGTGTAGAACCCCCGTGGGTTATTCGTTATTATGTGAACCTACAGGTAGATGACTTGCGGTTCTCCGTGACATAGGGGGTTTATTGCCAGATTGCCTATTTTTGTCAGTTTTTACTACCAGATTGCCCGTTTCTGTCAAAATTGCTCATTCAAGTTGGAGTTGTTTTGGAATCTGTTCGTGCATATGAAGAAACGAGCTGTTTTCAGGGAAGTGTTCACAGGACACAGCTTTATTGAACTGCAGTTTGCTTTAAGTACAGTAAATAGCTGAATGACCAAGGTATTGCGTTCGGAGAATTCTGCGAAGCACATTCGTAGAAAGCAATACCTTGGTCTATTTCAAGTTGAGAAACGAGTATGTTTCGCAAAGTACATGTTCTCAAGGAAACTCTCAGGAAGAGTGCTTCCCTTGAAGTAGGTATTCCGCTTTTGCCTTGTAAGAGCTTCAACCCCAACCTTTTCATCTTATACGCACTGCTTGTGCATGGCGGGGTGTGGGGTAAGCTGAGTGTATAAATAGGTCTTTACTGTAAGAGGGGACGAATGATTGCGTTCGGAGAATTGTTGCGTAGCACATTCGGAGAGCACAATCATTCGTCCCGTTGAGATGGAGCTACTGTACAAAGCAGGTGATATAGGGCTTCTACATAGGGGTGGCATAGCTTTTCTAAGGGAACTTTCGCGTAGCGCAGTTCCCGTGAAAAGACTATGCCACCTTAGAGACGTGCAAATCACTCGTCCAATCGGTGAAGCAAAAGTCTCTGCCGCCCCATATGCTTACGAACCATTCGCCCAGCTTAGACGATGAAAAGACTACGCCGCCCCATAGGCTTGCAATTCATTCGCTCAGTTGGCGTAATTGAAACAACTTAAAGCGAAACCAGTGCAGCAACCACGGCTTACCCCACACCGCGCCTTTAGGAAACAAGCAGCGGCGTATACCTTCATGTTAGAATGCCCACCAGATTATCTCACGGTAAAAGGAGCTTACATGTCATCTCGCCCGTCTGCTGCTCATTGCATACCCTATAAAGCTGTTATTTTTGATATGGACGGTGTTTTGGTTGACACCGAGTGCTTCTATGCCGAAGCGCTCGTTACTTACGGACAAGATCATGGGCTCAATATCACACGCGAAGAGACCTTTAGCCTTGTGGGAGCCTCGTATCAGGTATTTCGTTCTTGTCTACAGCGTTGGTGGGCAGAAGTTGGTCGCGTGATGAGCGAAGACGAGGCGGTAGAGTCATATCTCACATGGGAGCGCGCACACGGAATCGATTATGCGTCTCTGTTAAACCCTGGTGTCGTTGAAACACTTGAATATCTACAGCGGGCGGGTATTCGGCTTGCACTTGCGTCGTCGTCGCCTATGGTAAATATCAAGCATGTTCTGAGTGTGTGTAAGCTCGAGCACTATTTTGAAGTGATTGTTTCAGGCGAACAATTCGAGGAGAGCAAGCCCAATCCCCAGATTTATTTGCATACTCTTGAGCAGCTTGGCTTGCCGGCTCTGGAGTGTTGCTGCGTTGAAGATTCAGAAGTTGGTATTGCGGCTGGTAAAGCAGCGGGTCTGACCGTTTTTGCTAAGCGAGAAGAGCGTTTTGGTTTTTCGCAGGCAGCAGCTGACCATATCATCGATAGTGTTTTTGACTTGGTTGCCGTTTAAGCTACTGGCGAGATTATTGTTTGAATGGTTGCCGTCCTATTGTTTTAACCGCTGTTAAACCTCGTTACGGGATTGCAATTTAGGTAAAGCTAAACCCAAGCTCGCCCGTGTTCTACCCATCGTTGTGTACGCAGTGCGCCTGCAAGTTCCCGACCTAAGAAAGAAGTATCCATGGCTGAAGATACACCTGCATCAAAGCTGCTGCCCATCTTGGGTGAAGAAGGTCTTGCGCGTCTTGAGGCAGCCCGGATACTCGTGCTGGGTGTTGGCGGTGTTGGTTCAAACTGTGCTGAGGCTCTAGCGCGTGCGCGCGTGGGCACAATTGCGCTTGTAGATGCCGATGTGGTGTCATTGAGCAATATCAATAGACAGGCAATTGCTTTTTTGAGCACGCAAGGCAAGGCAAAGGTTGATGTTATGGCTTCAATGATTCACGACATCAATCCTGATGCAAACGTAATGTGCTACCAGATTCGGCTTTCATCAGAAAACACGGCGGCAAGCTTGGCGCAAATCTTTGCAGATTTGGGTAGCACACCGCATATGGTGGTCGATGCCATTGATACCATTTCGGTTAAATTGACGCTTGCTGAGCTGGCGCAAACGCATGGGTTTCAGCTGATAAGCAGTATGGGTGGCGCTCATAAGCTCTATCCAGAATGTCTGCGTATTGCCGACATTCATGAAACTAAAAACTGTCGTCTGTCTCGTATTATGCGCAAGGAATGTCGCAAGCGCGGTATTCGTCATTTACAGGTTTTGTATTCTTGCGAACAAGCTAAACCAGCAACTGCCGTGCCTGGTACCGAGCGCCGTGAGCGAAGCGGCATGGGAACTGTTTCGTATATGCCACCCATTATGGGTCAGATGATTGCTGGACATGTCATTCGCCAGGTGACCGGTGTTGGCTCTGGAGAGGCGCCGCTTGAGCCGCCTTTCTTACGCGTACCATTTCCGCCAGCTTCTCTTGATATTGACGTAACACCTCAGGTAGATGAGGCATCTACTCCTGCGTTTGTCCACACAGCTGACCATATAACCAAAACCATACAATAGAAAGCGCATTGATGTATCGCTTCGTTGATATGCATTGTCACCTAGACCGTATTGCGCACGCGACGCAGGTGGCCGCTGCTTTGCAAGAGCAGGATATTGCTGTTTTTTGTACTCCAGTAACACCAGAGGAGAGTTTGTGCGCACAACATCAATTTGAACATGAGCTGCATATACGGGTTGGTGTTGGTATGCATCCCTGGTGGATTGAGGCGGGTAAAAAAGGGGAGAATCTTGCGCGTATAGCAGGGCAACTGGCAGCTACATCTCCATTTGTGGGTGAGATTGGACTTGACGCGGGTCCGGCACACCTTGCAAGCTATGATACTCAGCTATCCGCTTTTTGCAGCATATGCGAGGCCATGCACGCTCATCCGCTCTCGCATCGGGTGTTGAGTATCCATGCGGTAAAGGCGGCTCATCTCGTACTTGACACGCTTGAACACTACGGTTTGTTGTCGCACGCGGGGCTTGCCCCTATCTTTCACTGGTTCTCAGGAACAAGCGATGACCTTGTTCGCATTCGCCGAGCTGGTGCATATATTTCGGTCAATAAACGTATGTTAGTCACCAAGCGGGGTCGTGAATATGCGCGTGTCATGCCGTTGTCGCAGCTTTTGCTTGAAACCGATGCGCCTCCACAGCTTGATAAAGCCTATGCTGCAAAAGACATTCAAGCTGACCTTGAGACAGCCCTTGATATGCTTACAGACTTGCGGCAAGAACCACGCGCTCGTATTGAGCGCCAAACGAGTGAGACTGGCATCATGTTGTTGCAACTGTAAGCTATATGATGGCTCGTGCTGGGCAAACTACATGTTGCTTATCGCCGTATGTTGACGGTGGTCGTCTTGTGCGCTTGTCGTGGTATCATATCTATGACAGCTTATAACAGGTTTTGTGAAAGGGGATTGAACGTTTATGCATCTTAACGCTGCGTCCCCTGAGCCTCTTTACGCTCAGCTTCGAGACCTACTTCGTGAGCGTATCTTTTCGCATGACCTCAGAACTGGCGACCGTTTGCCTTCAGAAGACCAGCTCATTGAGCACTATGGGGTAAGCCGCATTACTGTGCGCCGAGCTTTGGCTGATTTGGTGGGCGAGGGCTATCTTATTAAGCATTCTGGCAAAGGGACGTTTGTCGCCTCTGAGCTTCCTCATGTAACAGGCCTGCAAAAGGTTGCTGCAAAGTTTACTCAAAATAATGATGTTCAAAGTTTTACTGAGGCCTGTGCTGCTAATGGTCAACGTGCTGGAGCTAAGCTCATTTCTTGTACTGAGCTTCTGGGCTTTGACGAGGAGCGGGATTTTTTTGGCTTTGGCTCTGAGGGCATGCTTATTTGCGTTAAGCGTGTCCGATGTGCAAATGATGTGCCGGTCATGGTAGAAGAAAACTATTTTGCTACTCAGCCCTATCATTTTTTGCTATCGGCAGATTTTGATGATACCTCACTGTTTCGGCTTATTCGAGAAGCAGGCTTTGGTGAGCCTATGCTTAGAGAGCCGTGTCAACTTGATATTGAAAAGGCAAGTGCAACATCAGCCCAGCTACTTGAGGTACCTGTCTCTGAGCCACTATTTTGCCTGCGTGGTCGCTATTTTGACCAAAGCGGTCAGGCTATGTATCTAGGCAATCAACATATTGTTGGCTCGCGCTACACCTTTAGAATCTAGCAGCTAATCCCACGAGCTTTCGCTGTGCATTCTTCCCAGATAAGAGCCTGATATTGGCAACTGTTACAACGTGTATATAGCTTACTGTCACATTTTCTTTATTAAGCCGCGCCAAGGCCGCTAAGGCGCGCAAGCCTCACACTTGCTACCAGCAAAAACTACCGTACACCCATAAATTTCTACCGTTTACGGTATTTCTGTTATATAACAATATATGATAGGCTATAACAGCTTATAATAACTTGTGCCATAACAACAAGTGAGACACAGCGCTGAAAACGTGTTTGATAAGCGCTCATGCACAGAAAGGTAGGAACGTTAGATGATTAAGCTTTTGCGTGTTGACCATCGTTTGCTTCATGGACAGGTTGCGCTTTCGTGGAAAAACGCGCTCGATATTGACTGTATTCTTATTGCGCATGATGGCGTTCCTGCCGATTCTCTTCGCAAACAAGCCATCAAACTTGCACGTCCGGCAGATACTAAGCTCGTTATTAAAACAGTCGAGGATTCTATTGATGCAATCAACAGTGGGGTCACTGAAAAATACCGGTTGCTTATTGTTGTTGAATCTATTACGGACGCTGCACGTTTGTGTCGCGCGTGCGCTATTCAGTGGGTAAATCTAGGGGGTACTACGGTGCGCCCCGGAACACGCGCTATCTCAAAAGCAGTAAACGTAACTGAAGATGAGGCGCAAACTATTCGCGAGCTTGCGCACGAGGGTGTTCATGTTGAAATTCAGATGGTTCCATCTGACCCAGTACGTGATGCGCTTCATGCTCTCTAAAGCTTTAAGCGCACGCCATATTCGCTCAGGTAATGAGGCAACGCCCTTAAGAGCTGCATGTAGGGTCTGGCATGACAAAACAACGACCGTACAGCAACTAGTAAAGAAACAACCACCACAACTATCACAGCAACAACCGCAACAACCACCACAAGGTATCCGGTGCGTGCAGTCGCGCGCATGTCATAGAGCAGAAAGGAGCCGTGCATTATGATTGTCCAAGCGATTCTCTTGGGTCTGGTCGCTATGCTTGGCAACGCAGAGTATCTTCTAGGTACTTCCTGTTTGTCCCGTCCGTTGGTGATGGGTACACTCACCGGTTTGGTTATGGGAGACCTAACCACCGGTGTAACAATTGGGTCTACGCTTGAGCTGGCCTTTATGGGTTCGTTCTCAATTGGTGCCAGTATTCCTCCCGAGATGATTTCGGGCACGGTGTTGGGAACAGCCTTTACCATTTCAACTGGCTCAGGTTTGGAAACCGCTATCACCATCGGCCTTCCGGTGGCATCGTTGGTGCTCATTGTTAAAAATGTTGGTATGGTTTTTGTTTTACCGCCGTTTGTGCATCGCGCTGATGTTTATGCTGCACGCGGGGACGCAAAAGGTATAGCACGCATGCATTATCTAGGTGGTTTTCTTGGTGTAAACCTGATTATTGGCCTGTGTGTTGCATTGGGCTTTTATGCAGGTGGCCCTGCGGTTCAGGCATTGCTTGATGCTATTCCTGAGTGGGTTTCAAATGGGCTAAAGATTACTATGGGTTTGCTGCCGGCTATCGGTTTTGCCTTGCTGCTTAAGATGATTATGAATAAGGCTGTTGCTTGCTTCTTTATCTGTGGCTTTGCCCTTGCAAGCTATTTGCATATCCCTACAACTGGTGTAGCAATTTTTGGCGCGGTTACAGCCGTTGTTCTGAGTCAAATTCACCATCAGCTCAACCAAGTTCCTGTATTAGATGGAGGTATAGACGATGACGACGAAGATTTCTAAAGACGGCATCGAGGAAACACCGTCTTTAGTGGCAGCTCATCATAAACTTACGCGTGCTGACCTTAATCGGGTGGCGCTTCGCTCGTGTGGTCTTGAGTGGGACTGGAATTATGAGCGGCAAATGAATATGGGTTTTTGCTACTGCATGTTGCCTGTTATTGAAAAGCTATATGACACACCTGAGGACCGCTCGATTGCTATGCAACGTCATATGGAGTTCTTTAATACCACGCCGC
This region of Collinsella sp. zg1085 genomic DNA includes:
- a CDS encoding TatD family hydrolase → MYRFVDMHCHLDRIAHATQVAAALQEQDIAVFCTPVTPEESLCAQHQFEHELHIRVGVGMHPWWIEAGKKGENLARIAGQLAATSPFVGEIGLDAGPAHLASYDTQLSAFCSICEAMHAHPLSHRVLSIHAVKAAHLVLDTLEHYGLLSHAGLAPIFHWFSGTSDDLVRIRRAGAYISVNKRMLVTKRGREYARVMPLSQLLLETDAPPQLDKAYAAKDIQADLETALDMLTDLRQEPRARIERQTSETGIMLLQL
- a CDS encoding PTS sugar transporter subunit IIC is translated as MIVQAILLGLVAMLGNAEYLLGTSCLSRPLVMGTLTGLVMGDLTTGVTIGSTLELAFMGSFSIGASIPPEMISGTVLGTAFTISTGSGLETAITIGLPVASLVLIVKNVGMVFVLPPFVHRADVYAARGDAKGIARMHYLGGFLGVNLIIGLCVALGFYAGGPAVQALLDAIPEWVSNGLKITMGLLPAIGFALLLKMIMNKAVACFFICGFALASYLHIPTTGVAIFGAVTAVVLSQIHHQLNQVPVLDGGIDDDDEDF
- a CDS encoding GntR family transcriptional regulator; the encoded protein is MHLNAASPEPLYAQLRDLLRERIFSHDLRTGDRLPSEDQLIEHYGVSRITVRRALADLVGEGYLIKHSGKGTFVASELPHVTGLQKVAAKFTQNNDVQSFTEACAANGQRAGAKLISCTELLGFDEERDFFGFGSEGMLICVKRVRCANDVPVMVEENYFATQPYHFLLSADFDDTSLFRLIREAGFGEPMLREPCQLDIEKASATSAQLLEVPVSEPLFCLRGRYFDQSGQAMYLGNQHIVGSRYTFRI
- a CDS encoding PTS sugar transporter subunit IIB yields the protein MIKLLRVDHRLLHGQVALSWKNALDIDCILIAHDGVPADSLRKQAIKLARPADTKLVIKTVEDSIDAINSGVTEKYRLLIVVESITDAARLCRACAIQWVNLGGTTVRPGTRAISKAVNVTEDEAQTIRELAHEGVHVEIQMVPSDPVRDALHAL
- a CDS encoding HAD family phosphatase; translated protein: MSSRPSAAHCIPYKAVIFDMDGVLVDTECFYAEALVTYGQDHGLNITREETFSLVGASYQVFRSCLQRWWAEVGRVMSEDEAVESYLTWERAHGIDYASLLNPGVVETLEYLQRAGIRLALASSSPMVNIKHVLSVCKLEHYFEVIVSGEQFEESKPNPQIYLHTLEQLGLPALECCCVEDSEVGIAAGKAAGLTVFAKREERFGFSQAAADHIIDSVFDLVAV
- a CDS encoding ThiF family adenylyltransferase; translation: MAEDTPASKLLPILGEEGLARLEAARILVLGVGGVGSNCAEALARARVGTIALVDADVVSLSNINRQAIAFLSTQGKAKVDVMASMIHDINPDANVMCYQIRLSSENTAASLAQIFADLGSTPHMVVDAIDTISVKLTLAELAQTHGFQLISSMGGAHKLYPECLRIADIHETKNCRLSRIMRKECRKRGIRHLQVLYSCEQAKPATAVPGTERRERSGMGTVSYMPPIMGQMIAGHVIRQVTGVGSGEAPLEPPFLRVPFPPASLDIDVTPQVDEASTPAFVHTADHITKTIQ